A single Desulfomonile tiedjei DNA region contains:
- a CDS encoding tyrosine--tRNA ligase — protein MPFPDIETQMQKIMRGVEEIIHEQEMRQRIADSMKTGRPLRVKLGVDPTAADIHLGHMVTIRKLKHFQDVGHIAIFLVGDFTARIGDPTERSEARVRLTKEQVWEHAKTFKDQVFRILNEEKTELRSNGEWFDSMSFADCLDLAYRSTVARMLERNDFEKRFREGSPISITEFLYPLMQGYDSVALQCDVELGGTDQKFNLLAGRDLQIQFGQAPQVVIMTPLIEGLDGSKKMSKTEGNYIAVDDTPEDMFGKTMSIQDNLIIKYFTLLTDVDPAEVQRYAAALSEIEKHQDHGDPLHPMQIKKALARSIVTEYHHASAAAKGEEHFEKVVQRKELPDQMPRVVLPSSKMAAYEIVAACASVSKGEARRLVDQGGVKLEGEKVSDPSAEIVLGPSEKILQVGKRKYFRIICEKE, from the coding sequence ATGCCATTTCCCGACATTGAAACCCAGATGCAAAAGATCATGCGAGGCGTAGAGGAAATCATACACGAGCAGGAGATGCGGCAGCGCATTGCAGACAGCATGAAAACAGGAAGACCGCTTCGAGTTAAGCTGGGAGTGGACCCCACAGCCGCGGACATTCATCTGGGCCACATGGTAACAATCAGGAAGCTTAAACATTTTCAGGATGTTGGACACATCGCGATCTTTTTGGTGGGAGATTTCACGGCCCGCATCGGTGACCCCACGGAGCGCAGCGAGGCCAGGGTACGGTTGACCAAGGAGCAGGTCTGGGAGCATGCAAAGACCTTCAAGGATCAGGTTTTCAGAATACTTAACGAAGAAAAAACCGAACTGCGCAGCAACGGTGAATGGTTTGATTCCATGTCCTTCGCGGACTGCCTGGATTTGGCTTACAGATCGACCGTGGCCAGAATGCTGGAACGGAACGACTTTGAAAAGCGATTTCGCGAAGGTAGCCCCATCAGCATTACCGAATTCCTTTACCCGCTCATGCAGGGCTACGATTCTGTGGCTCTGCAATGTGATGTGGAACTTGGCGGCACAGACCAGAAATTTAATCTCTTGGCCGGCCGAGATCTGCAAATTCAGTTCGGCCAGGCGCCCCAAGTGGTCATCATGACGCCTCTGATCGAAGGGCTCGACGGCTCCAAAAAAATGAGCAAAACCGAAGGCAATTACATTGCCGTGGATGATACGCCCGAAGACATGTTTGGAAAGACCATGTCCATTCAGGACAACTTGATAATAAAATATTTTACTCTGCTCACGGATGTGGACCCGGCGGAGGTGCAGCGATATGCGGCAGCTTTGTCGGAAATCGAAAAACATCAAGATCACGGGGACCCGTTGCACCCCATGCAGATAAAGAAGGCGCTCGCTCGCAGCATTGTCACGGAATATCACCACGCGAGCGCCGCGGCCAAAGGTGAAGAGCATTTTGAGAAGGTGGTTCAGCGGAAAGAATTGCCCGATCAAATGCCTCGCGTAGTGCTTCCGTCAAGCAAAATGGCCGCATATGAAATCGTTGCCGCTTGCGCCTCGGTTTCGAAAGGTGAGGCGAGAAGGTTGGTGGACCAGGGTGGAGTGAAACTGGAAGGCGAAAAGGTCTCTGACCCGTCTGCAGAAATCGTCCTCGGACCCAGTGAGAAGATCCTCCAGGTAGGGAAACGGAAGTATTTCCGCATAATATGTGAGAAAGAATAG
- a CDS encoding ankyrin repeat domain-containing protein → MKRKAPTIAMIIVLVTWGGLSAAQDKGDMNAALMSAAARMDVQDAETLLSEGADANSKDKNDRTALMMACVRGSLEIVRLLLEKGADINAHSKNGETALLSASGRGGYEVVKLLLDNGANVHARDKKNQTALMLPAWAGQIEVVKLLVGRGADINAQDENGRTPLIWAAEQGHLEVVEVLLEKGANANAKDKNGETASLAAAANGHSQVVERLKRHGTGD, encoded by the coding sequence ATGAAAAGAAAAGCACCAACCATAGCAATGATCATTGTCCTGGTGACCTGGGGTGGTCTGTCTGCGGCTCAGGACAAGGGCGACATGAACGCGGCATTGATGAGCGCTGCTGCACGAATGGACGTGCAGGACGCAGAGACCCTTCTAAGCGAAGGGGCTGACGCCAATTCCAAGGACAAAAACGATCGAACAGCCTTAATGATGGCTTGCGTCAGAGGAAGTCTCGAAATTGTCAGGCTGCTACTGGAAAAAGGGGCCGATATCAATGCGCACAGCAAGAACGGCGAAACAGCCTTGCTGTCGGCTTCGGGACGAGGCGGCTACGAGGTTGTCAAACTGCTCCTGGACAACGGGGCGAATGTCCACGCAAGAGACAAGAAAAACCAAACTGCCTTGATGTTGCCCGCCTGGGCCGGACAGATCGAAGTAGTAAAGTTGCTTGTTGGCAGAGGCGCAGACATCAATGCACAGGATGAGAACGGCCGAACGCCATTGATCTGGGCGGCGGAACAAGGCCACCTGGAAGTTGTCGAGGTCCTTTTGGAAAAGGGAGCCAACGCCAACGCCAAGGACAAAAACGGCGAGACGGCTTCGCTGGCCGCTGCCGCCAATGGCCACAGCCAGGTGGTCGAGCGGCTAAAGAGACATGGGACTGGGGACTAA